The following coding sequences are from one Pocillopora verrucosa isolate sample1 chromosome 5, ASM3666991v2, whole genome shotgun sequence window:
- the LOC131782220 gene encoding growth/differentiation factor 6-A, producing MKCMCLLYLLPIAFFRLTDSCCVDSSSGLKRKWELWTHPILRKRSVDIAQKRFLTALGLEDFPKPGRHVIPHKFMLEIYRNLSRGNYKGNQSYDMLPSTVVGIVDQERGYNLATPTSQQVFHFNVSKVPSRQAIIDAELRVLRLATVKEKSFTSKHGTTYRAKLYGKRITDMPNLTPFEPSSHHDLLDSLEFDISDGLEENWNVFSVKKSIENWQKARENFHELELRVESALSGDLIPPEELGFSKTGRLYNKHALLVVYAADRKSPDLIRKPVSNENKAVSNAISPGKSVDPRQDKYTSDLEHSRVRRDARSKSGGNMKKRSRGTKSKRRRKKDSCRRKPLYVDFNQLGWSTWVIAPRGYSAYFCQGLCEFPIDNHLKPTNHATVQTILNSVAPSLAPQACCSPNKFSAISILFIDTSDNIVYKKYEEMVVERCGCK from the exons ATGAAATGCATGTGTCTGTTGTACCTCTTGCCGATCGCCTTCTTCAGGTTAACTGATTCTTGCTGCGTTGATTCTTCGAGCGGTCTCAAGAGAAAATGGGAGCTGTGGACACATCCAATCTTACGGAAACGTTCGGTGGATATCGCTCAAAAACGATTCCTCACGGCTTTGGGACTTGAAGATTTTCCAAAGCCGGGACGACATGTCATTCCGCACAAATTTATGTTGGAAATATATAGAAACTTATCTCGCGGAAACTACAAAGGGAATCAAAGTTATGATATGTTGCCGAGTACAGTTGTCGGAATTGTTGATCAAG AACGCGGTTATAATTTAGCGACCCCGACCAGTCAACAAGTGTTTCATTTTAACGTTAGCAAAGTGCCTTCTCGGCAAGCTATTATCGATGCCGAGTTACGAGTATTAAGATTAGCGACAGTTAAAGAGAAATCCTTTACTAGTAAGCACGGCACAACTTACAGAGCAAAGCTTTATGGCAAGCGCATCACAGACATGCCAAATTTAACTCCGTTCGAGCCTTCATCGCACCACGACCTTCTCGATTCACTCGAATTTGACATTTCTGATGGCTTAGAAGAAAACTGGAACGTGTTCTCTGTCaagaaatcgattgaaaattggCAAAAAGCGAGAGAAAATTTTCACGAGTTAGAGTTACGCGTGGAATCTGCGCTGAGTGGCGATCTCATCCCACCGGAAGAACTGGGGTTTTCTAAAACCGGGCGCCTTTATAACAAGCACGCTCTCCTCGTGGTATACGCAGCTGATCGAAAGTCTCCTGATCTTATCCGGAAGCCTGTCTCGAACGAGAACAAAGCCGTAAGTAACGCAATATCACCGGGAAAAAGTGTTGACCCAAGACAGGACAAATACACCTCCGATCTTGAACACAGCCGGGTACGGCGAGACGCGAGATCCAAATCCGGGGGAAACATGAAGAAGCGGAGCCGAGGAACGAAATCAAAGCGTCGGCGAAAAAAGGATTCCTGTCGCAGGAAACCTTTGTATGTGGATTTTAACCAGCTGGGCTGGTCTACCTGGGTTATTGCTCCGAGAGGGTACAGTGCGTATTTTTGTCAGGGACTTTGCGAGTTTCCTATAGACAATCATTTAAAACCTACTAACCACGCAACAGTACAAACGATTCTGAACTCTGTGGCTCCTTCACTCGCTCCTCAAGCCTGCTGCTCACCCAATAAATTCAGTGCAATTAGTATTCTTTTTATAGATACAAGTGACAATATTGTGTATAAGAAGTACGAAGAAATGGTGGTAGAGCGATGTGGTTGCAAGTGA